A single window of Ignavibacteriota bacterium DNA harbors:
- a CDS encoding T9SS type A sorting domain-containing protein translates to MKKTYILFSIFIFTFLANSNIYSQLLNASFEDWNDLGPNFWTTSNVPGYFVGITKSSDAHSGSSSAKIELISYLNFPYPSSLTSINDDNSYGHPVSAKYTSLTGYLKSDFKSSGIMVISVYMADENDNYLGFGGISVNKDYSSWTEFNIPIEYALDSTPKNCYVQFLISDSADTPDANSIGSYVLVDDLSLGNITSVETNEKISDDFLLYQNYPNPFNPSTIVSFSNPEKSKIKIEIYNAIGQFIKVLSNKEYNSGKHELMWNAENLPSGVYFVRIEAKSSESSRTFLNIKKAILMR, encoded by the coding sequence ATGAAAAAAACTTACATTTTATTTTCAATTTTCATTTTCACTTTTTTAGCAAATTCAAATATTTATTCACAATTATTGAATGCAAGTTTTGAAGATTGGAATGACTTAGGTCCGAATTTTTGGACAACTTCAAATGTTCCCGGATATTTTGTCGGCATAACAAAATCTTCTGATGCGCACAGCGGTTCATCATCCGCAAAAATTGAATTAATTAGTTATTTAAATTTCCCATATCCTTCCAGCTTAACTTCAATTAATGATGATAATAGTTATGGTCATCCGGTTTCTGCAAAATATACTTCTTTAACAGGTTATTTAAAAAGTGATTTTAAATCATCCGGAATAATGGTGATAAGCGTTTATATGGCAGATGAAAATGACAATTATTTGGGCTTTGGCGGAATTAGTGTTAATAAAGATTATTCATCTTGGACAGAATTTAATATTCCAATTGAATACGCTTTAGATTCAACACCGAAAAATTGTTATGTTCAGTTTTTAATTTCAGATTCAGCAGATACTCCTGACGCAAATTCAATTGGATCTTATGTACTTGTCGATGATCTTTCTTTAGGTAATATTACTTCAGTTGAAACAAATGAAAAGATTTCGGACGATTTTTTATTGTATCAAAATTATCCAAATCCGTTTAATCCTAGTACGATTGTAAGTTTTTCAAATCCGGAAAAAAGCAAAATTAAAATCGAAATTTACAATGCTATTGGTCAGTTTATTAAAGTTCTTTCTAACAAGGAATATAATTCAGGTAAACATGAACTGATGTGGAACGCCGAAAATTTGCCGAGCGGAGTTTATTTTGTTAGAATTGAAGCAAAATCATCAGAATCTTCAAGAACTTTTTTAAATATTAAAAAAGCAATTTTAATGCGTTAA
- a CDS encoding response regulator transcription factor, whose protein sequence is MKNKTIRVFIADDHNLFREGIITLLEKQNDIIIVGEAEDGFSLIAHYNEKKPDILLADISMPGKNGPEAVKSIKNGNKEIKVLFLSQHTSDDYIFAVIQSGGNGLLSKNCMKSELILAINTVMKGEKYFLGKTQKELDAIMNRFNLLSNKKSKENTDVLTKKEKEVLILVGENNSSKAIAEKLKVSIRTVDSHRMSIMAKLQLKSLPGFIMFARDFVREQNSVNL, encoded by the coding sequence ATGAAAAATAAAACTATAAGAGTATTTATTGCTGATGATCATAATTTATTTAGAGAGGGTATTATTACACTTTTAGAGAAACAAAATGATATTATTATAGTAGGAGAGGCTGAAGACGGATTTTCTTTGATAGCTCATTACAATGAGAAAAAGCCGGATATTCTTTTAGCTGACATTTCAATGCCAGGTAAGAATGGACCAGAAGCAGTAAAATCAATTAAAAATGGGAATAAGGAGATTAAAGTTTTGTTTCTCTCACAACATACAAGTGATGATTACATTTTTGCAGTAATTCAGTCAGGAGGTAATGGTTTATTAAGTAAAAATTGTATGAAATCGGAATTGATTTTAGCAATTAATACAGTGATGAAGGGAGAAAAATATTTTTTAGGAAAAACTCAAAAAGAATTAGATGCAATAATGAATAGGTTTAATTTACTCAGTAATAAAAAATCTAAAGAAAACACAGATGTTTTAACGAAAAAGGAAAAAGAAGTATTGATTTTGGTGGGTGAAAACAACTCAAGTAAGGCAATCGCAGAAAAATTAAAAGTATCAATTCGGACAGTTGATTCTCACAGAATGAGTATAATGGCAAAATTGCAATTAAAATCATTACCCGGATTTATTATGTTTGCCCGCGATTTTGTTAGAGAACAAAATTCAGTAAATTTATAA
- a CDS encoding type II secretion system F family protein: MLLISKLSVIDALQLINQQIQNENFKEIIKKIIHDVKTGNSLSKSFSKYPEIFSDIYIANLKVAEETGYMAEVISDFTVYQEKFVNLKKKIVQAVRYPIFVIVISIGVIFFMLFFLIPTFESLFVSVKAKIPALTKFLLDISKFMIDNYFILIVTLILSAFGIRSLLKSYAFRRNYIDILILKIPLVSSLYKMNLLARFSLSMSILLKSKVTLVDSLKISKNVTSNSQFQLEISKLLKKLIKGESFTDNIKNSKFFDFTFTKLLAAGEASAELTNVFQLISEYYSEEFDHKLDNLTSFIEPVLILFVGGIIAVVLVAMYLPMFEIINYLGV; this comes from the coding sequence TTGTTGCTAATCTCAAAACTTTCTGTCATTGATGCTTTGCAACTTATTAATCAACAAATTCAAAATGAAAACTTCAAAGAAATTATTAAAAAAATTATACATGATGTAAAAACTGGAAATTCTTTATCAAAAAGCTTTTCAAAATACCCTGAAATATTTTCAGACATCTACATAGCAAATCTTAAAGTTGCTGAAGAAACCGGCTATATGGCAGAGGTAATTTCCGATTTTACTGTCTATCAAGAAAAATTTGTGAACTTAAAGAAAAAAATAGTACAGGCGGTTAGATATCCTATTTTCGTAATTGTTATTTCAATTGGTGTAATATTTTTTATGTTATTTTTCCTAATACCTACTTTTGAATCTTTATTCGTATCAGTAAAAGCAAAAATTCCAGCATTAACAAAATTCTTGCTTGATATCAGCAAATTTATGATTGACAATTATTTCATTCTTATTGTAACACTGATACTTTCTGCATTTGGTATTCGTTCATTATTAAAATCTTATGCTTTCAGACGAAATTACATTGACATATTAATTCTAAAAATTCCTCTTGTATCTAGTTTATATAAAATGAATTTACTTGCCCGTTTTTCTTTAAGCATGTCAATATTACTTAAGAGCAAAGTAACTCTTGTTGACTCATTAAAAATTTCAAAAAACGTAACTTCAAATTCTCAATTCCAGTTAGAAATATCAAAGCTGTTAAAAAAATTAATCAAAGGTGAAAGTTTCACGGATAATATAAAAAATTCAAAATTTTTTGATTTTACATTTACAAAACTATTAGCTGCCGGTGAAGCAAGTGCAGAACTGACTAATGTATTTCAACTCATTAGTGAATATTATAGCGAAGAATTTGATCATAAGCTTGATAATTTGACATCGTTTATAGAACCGGTTCTAATTTTATTTGTCGGAGGTATTATTGCTGTTGTTTTAGTTGCGATGTATTTACCAATGTTTGAGATAATTAATTACCTGGGAGTTTAA
- a CDS encoding prepilin-type N-terminal cleavage/methylation domain-containing protein, protein MFKNIYKKQDGFSLTELMVVLVIIGVLVLLALPRLMPVVNKAKATEAKLSLKQVYMLEKAYKFEYDKYSNDLSQIGFEQEKLITENGTARYIVEIKNAEIGSFLATATSVVDFDGDGGYNVWEVKEDGIIMETTPD, encoded by the coding sequence ATGTTCAAAAATATTTATAAAAAACAAGATGGCTTTTCATTAACTGAATTGATGGTTGTTTTAGTAATAATTGGTGTTCTTGTACTTCTAGCTCTGCCACGTCTCATGCCAGTTGTTAATAAAGCAAAAGCTACAGAGGCAAAACTTAGTCTTAAACAAGTTTATATGCTTGAGAAAGCATATAAATTCGAATACGATAAATATTCAAATGATCTTAGTCAAATAGGTTTTGAACAAGAAAAATTGATTACAGAAAATGGAACAGCTCGATATATTGTTGAGATTAAAAATGCTGAAATTGGTTCTTTTTTAGCTACGGCTACTTCAGTAGTTGATTTTGATGGAGACGGCGGATATAATGTTTGGGAAGTAAAGGAGGATGGTATTATTATGGAAACAACCCCGGATTAA
- a CDS encoding helix-turn-helix transcriptional regulator, with product MNLKLSQADVGKLSGINGDIIGKYERDEMKPSIDTARKLADALRVSLDYLVSDGELKILDKKTLKRLEDIDKLPDEDKNNIFYTLDNLIKAAKLKAI from the coding sequence TTGAATCTTAAACTTTCTCAAGCTGATGTTGGGAAGCTTTCCGGCATTAATGGTGATATTATTGGTAAGTACGAACGTGATGAGATGAAGCCAAGTATTGATACTGCTAGGAAGTTAGCTGATGCCTTAAGGGTGTCTCTGGATTATTTGGTTTCTGATGGTGAGTTAAAAATTTTAGATAAAAAAACTCTTAAAAGATTAGAAGATATTGACAAGCTGCCAGATGAAGACAAAAATAATATTTTCTACACTCTTGATAACCTTATTAAAGCCGCCAAACTTAAAGCTATTTAA
- a CDS encoding ABC-F family ATP-binding cassette domain-containing protein: MENNINPVILTAMDLEVHYGEQIVLNKASLSIHEGDRIGLVGRNGAGKSTFLKIIADQLKPDSGNVAKKKELVVGFLTQEFTLDNSKNVYQNVLAAAENVLNLIKEYESLHYDSSKKNLLEEKIKYLDGWNLEIKINKILQSLNVPDGNRNIETLSGGEKRRVALARSIVAQPDLLILDEPTNHLDTESIEWIENFLSNYKGTCIFVTHDRYFLDRIANRIVELSQGEFISHIGNYTDFLLNKAERQAIKEVEERKRQNYLRRELDWVVRGPRARRTKAKSRLDAYYEIASQQNLEVELDVDLIIPPPEKLGNTILELNNISFSIDNKFLINDLNFIFTPDRKLGIIGKNGVGKTSLLKIILGENQPDNGKIQLGEKTKINYIDQSRLLLNDEDSVIEAISEGNNFIKFGDQQITVWSYLKRFLFTDDRINTLVGRLSGGEKSRLTLARILQRGGNFLILDEPTNDLDLPTLRILEEALLAFNGCVVVVSHDRYFLNRVCNGILAFEEDGKIHFSEGNYDYYIEKRTQRNLVENKIVKKNEKETAIEKPKPRKLTWKEKKELESIEEEIIKAEEEVNKIEQIFSSEDFYEKYAAKTNELNNDFNFAKEKVKNLYNRWEELEKIGKE, encoded by the coding sequence ATGGAAAATAATATAAATCCGGTAATACTGACCGCAATGGATCTTGAAGTCCATTACGGTGAACAAATAGTTTTGAACAAGGCTTCGCTTAGTATTCATGAAGGCGATAGAATTGGATTAGTTGGACGCAACGGAGCCGGGAAATCTACATTTCTAAAAATTATTGCGGATCAATTAAAGCCTGATTCCGGAAATGTGGCAAAAAAGAAAGAGTTAGTGGTTGGATTTTTAACCCAAGAATTTACCTTAGATAATTCGAAAAATGTGTACCAAAATGTTTTAGCCGCCGCTGAAAATGTTTTGAACTTAATAAAAGAATATGAATCGTTGCATTATGATTCTTCTAAGAAAAATTTACTGGAAGAAAAAATTAAGTATTTGGATGGATGGAATTTAGAAATTAAAATTAATAAAATTCTTCAATCTTTAAATGTTCCAGATGGAAACAGAAACATAGAAACATTATCGGGCGGAGAAAAAAGAAGAGTTGCATTAGCCCGTTCAATTGTGGCGCAGCCGGATTTATTAATTTTGGATGAACCGACAAATCATTTGGACACGGAATCAATTGAATGGATTGAAAATTTCTTAAGCAATTATAAAGGTACTTGTATTTTTGTAACTCATGATAGATATTTTCTTGATAGAATCGCAAACCGTATCGTTGAATTAAGTCAGGGTGAATTTATTTCACATATTGGAAATTATACAGACTTTTTGCTGAACAAAGCGGAAAGGCAGGCAATAAAAGAAGTTGAAGAAAGAAAACGTCAAAATTATTTACGAAGAGAATTGGATTGGGTTGTACGAGGACCAAGAGCCAGAAGAACAAAAGCTAAAAGCAGATTAGATGCTTATTACGAAATTGCGTCTCAGCAGAATTTGGAAGTTGAATTAGATGTAGATTTAATAATTCCCCCGCCCGAAAAATTAGGCAATACAATTCTTGAATTAAATAATATCAGTTTTTCTATTGATAATAAATTTCTGATTAATGACCTAAATTTTATTTTCACTCCGGATAGAAAATTAGGTATTATTGGTAAAAACGGAGTAGGCAAAACATCATTATTAAAAATTATTCTAGGTGAAAATCAGCCTGATAATGGCAAAATACAACTAGGTGAGAAAACAAAAATTAATTATATCGATCAGTCTAGACTACTGCTAAATGATGAAGATTCCGTTATTGAAGCCATAAGTGAAGGAAATAATTTTATAAAATTTGGAGATCAGCAAATAACTGTTTGGTCATATTTAAAACGATTTTTATTTACAGATGATAGAATTAATACATTGGTCGGAAGACTTTCAGGAGGTGAGAAAAGCCGATTAACGCTTGCCCGAATTCTGCAAAGAGGCGGAAATTTTTTAATATTGGATGAACCGACAAACGATTTGGATTTGCCGACTTTACGAATTCTTGAAGAAGCACTGTTAGCTTTTAACGGCTGCGTTGTGGTTGTTAGTCACGACAGATATTTTTTAAATAGGGTCTGCAACGGAATTCTGGCATTTGAAGAAGATGGTAAAATTCACTTTAGCGAAGGAAATTATGATTATTATATTGAAAAAAGAACACAGCGAAATTTAGTAGAAAATAAAATTGTTAAAAAAAATGAAAAAGAAACGGCGATTGAAAAGCCTAAGCCGAGAAAATTAACTTGGAAAGAGAAAAAAGAATTAGAATCAATAGAAGAAGAAATTATTAAAGCCGAAGAAGAAGTAAATAAAATAGAACAAATATTTTCATCTGAAGATTTTTATGAAAAGTATGCCGCTAAAACAAATGAATTAAATAATGATTTTAATTTTGCTAAAGAAAAAGTTAAGAATCTTTATAACAGATGGGAAGAATTAGAGAAAATAGGGAAGGAATAA
- the pilO gene encoding type 4a pilus biogenesis protein PilO: MKIRNKKWKNINISIIGFTVFVIVIEFMPRFLNLGSQTFNVISDKIKLKETSSIDNNIKEQSLINKNLVSQLKQIVSNYEDDKNISTVMQYLNNIANKSNIKISSIKALKLKQEDKLWLQPVEIEITSNYEQLYNFTRFLEYSSKVILVNKLTSIPKTATKETLNTKLLLDVYLNL, from the coding sequence ATGAAAATTAGAAATAAAAAATGGAAAAATATTAATATCAGTATTATTGGTTTTACTGTTTTTGTAATTGTAATTGAATTTATGCCTAGATTTTTGAATTTAGGCTCACAAACTTTTAACGTGATAAGTGATAAGATTAAACTTAAAGAGACAAGTAGTATTGATAACAACATAAAGGAGCAATCCTTAATAAATAAAAATCTTGTAAGCCAGTTAAAACAAATTGTTTCTAATTACGAAGACGATAAAAATATTTCAACTGTAATGCAGTATCTCAATAATATTGCAAATAAATCCAATATTAAAATATCATCAATAAAAGCTCTTAAATTAAAACAAGAAGATAAGTTATGGCTGCAGCCTGTTGAAATTGAAATTACTTCTAATTATGAACAGCTTTATAATTTCACCAGATTTTTAGAATATTCATCAAAAGTAATTTTAGTAAATAAATTAACAAGTATCCCTAAAACAGCAACAAAAGAAACGTTGAACACAAAATTATTATTAGACGTTTACCTAAACTTATGA
- a CDS encoding type II/IV secretion system protein has product MPESITITEDLSSILSQKFAFENCVLPLKIEANKLHLAVPSKFNIKLINDVSFETGYEIKAIEYPTESILSKLKILYPNKNGNGNEIVTETLDSEHSNVEYVNQAISNAISLKASDIHFESLEKLFRIRYRIDGQLREVSSLPNNRSLPIASRLKIMANLDISEKRRPQDGRIKFNFKGTIIDIRVSSIPTSFGEKIVLRILDKSQLNLDLRTLGLSDHQYNILTNTIVAPYGMVLVTGPTGSGKTTTLYAALKHIHTSEKNIITIEDPIEYNIDGINQCNVKHDIGFDFANALRSFLRQDPNVIMVGEIRDKETAEIAIRASLTGHLVFSTLHTNDSLSAITRLIDMGVEPFLVSASVKLIVAQRLVRKLCRCKEIKKSDANNFEDVVVPSIDGCEKCNYVGYKGRTAIYELLEINDDLRELITERASSKKVKEIALKNGLITLRQSGMEKIKNGITSYEEVLRETT; this is encoded by the coding sequence ATGCCGGAATCAATAACAATTACCGAAGATTTAAGTTCTATATTATCTCAAAAATTTGCTTTTGAGAATTGTGTTTTGCCGTTAAAAATAGAGGCCAATAAACTTCATTTGGCAGTACCAAGTAAATTTAATATTAAATTAATAAATGATGTTTCCTTTGAAACCGGTTATGAAATAAAAGCAATTGAATATCCTACTGAAAGTATCTTGAGCAAATTAAAAATATTATACCCGAACAAAAATGGTAATGGGAATGAAATTGTAACTGAAACTCTTGACTCAGAACACTCAAATGTTGAGTATGTAAACCAAGCTATTTCTAATGCAATTAGCCTTAAAGCAAGCGATATTCATTTTGAATCATTAGAAAAACTTTTTAGAATAAGGTATCGTATTGATGGACAACTAAGAGAGGTTTCCAGTTTACCAAATAATAGAAGCTTACCAATTGCAAGTAGATTAAAGATTATGGCTAACCTTGATATTTCTGAAAAAAGAAGGCCTCAAGACGGCAGGATTAAATTTAATTTTAAAGGAACCATTATTGATATAAGAGTTTCTTCGATTCCGACAAGTTTTGGTGAGAAAATTGTTTTAAGAATATTGGATAAATCGCAACTTAATTTAGATTTGAGAACACTTGGTTTGTCAGATCATCAATATAATATTTTAACAAACACCATCGTTGCTCCTTATGGAATGGTTCTAGTTACCGGACCAACCGGTAGCGGTAAAACAACTACTTTATATGCAGCATTGAAACATATCCATACTTCAGAAAAAAATATAATTACCATAGAAGATCCAATAGAATATAATATTGACGGCATAAATCAATGTAATGTAAAACATGACATTGGATTTGATTTTGCTAACGCTCTCCGTTCATTTTTAAGACAAGATCCAAATGTAATTATGGTTGGTGAGATAAGAGATAAAGAAACTGCTGAAATCGCTATTCGTGCTTCACTTACCGGGCATCTCGTATTCAGTACATTACATACCAATGATTCATTATCAGCAATTACAAGGTTGATTGATATGGGTGTTGAACCATTCTTAGTCTCAGCTTCAGTTAAATTGATAGTTGCTCAAAGACTGGTAAGGAAACTTTGCAGATGTAAAGAGATAAAAAAAAGTGATGCAAATAATTTTGAAGACGTTGTTGTTCCATCAATTGACGGTTGTGAAAAATGTAATTATGTCGGTTATAAAGGTAGAACTGCGATATATGAATTGTTGGAAATAAATGATGACTTAAGAGAATTAATTACCGAAAGAGCATCTTCTAAAAAAGTTAAAGAAATAGCTTTAAAAAATGGATTGATAACACTAAGACAATCCGGAATGGAAAAAATTAAAAACGGAATTACATCTTATGAAGAAGTCTTACGTGAAACAACATAA
- a CDS encoding type II secretion system protein, whose amino-acid sequence MDKLKNQKGYIILEALVGIIILGLVVTFSVMFFNQIFANSKILLKSDALLLAKQEIDTSINFRTTTDTSYFNQKGNLKVIRNIKAESNIYKAVVTVASDSGKKEILSLSVLYIK is encoded by the coding sequence ATGGATAAACTAAAGAATCAAAAAGGATATATAATTTTGGAAGCATTAGTTGGAATTATCATACTTGGTTTAGTAGTGACATTTTCAGTAATGTTTTTTAACCAGATTTTTGCAAATTCCAAAATTTTATTAAAAAGCGATGCGCTGTTGCTTGCTAAGCAAGAAATTGACACATCAATAAATTTCAGAACAACTACAGATACAAGTTATTTTAATCAGAAAGGTAATTTGAAAGTTATTAGAAATATTAAAGCGGAATCAAATATTTATAAAGCCGTTGTTACAGTCGCGAGTGATTCCGGGAAGAAAGAAATTTTATCATTATCAGTTTTATATATTAAATGA
- a CDS encoding PilN domain-containing protein, whose translation MALIILLLSIYLGENIINKVIENNENDLVEVESKTKMLENYKNENAKLISNLSMLNKLKSKRVVFSKILNSLNDGINDKSCLTNLTINEIEKGLDIKIEGIAYSQTDVAEIIKKMEEIKNFTNVSLEYANSKDRTNYKNNVRLPNNNMVDFSFSSKYNEN comes from the coding sequence GTGGCTCTAATTATTCTTCTACTTTCAATTTATTTGGGAGAGAATATTATAAACAAAGTAATAGAAAACAATGAAAATGACTTAGTGGAAGTAGAGTCGAAAACAAAGATGCTTGAAAATTATAAAAATGAGAATGCAAAATTAATCAGTAACCTCTCAATGCTTAATAAGTTAAAAAGTAAAAGAGTGGTTTTTTCAAAGATATTAAACTCGTTAAATGATGGAATAAACGATAAAAGTTGCCTTACAAATCTAACTATAAATGAAATTGAAAAAGGATTGGATATAAAGATAGAAGGTATAGCTTATTCACAAACTGATGTTGCTGAAATTATAAAAAAAATGGAAGAAATAAAAAACTTTACAAATGTATCTCTTGAATATGCAAACTCAAAAGATAGAACTAATTATAAAAATAATGTTAGGCTTCCAAATAATAATATGGTTGATTTTTCATTTTCGTCTAAGTACAATGAAAATTAG
- a CDS encoding RHS repeat-associated core domain-containing protein, with translation MQNLPVRIYKNNNVFEYIYDANGNRVSKIESGNTVWNYAYGANGKTEARIQDSQDLIKHNLWGNDLLGITESISSSTDEKYYFLKDHLGSIKMRLFEDGTVAGYDDYYPFGMILNGRSSSTGSTEEYKFTGKERDTETGLDYFGARQYDSKIGRWLSVDPLADKYPGWSPYHYCLNNPIRGVDPDGRGFWDIVSGVSNSLSDNNTMGLTKARANANYENSSHGRIGEQIGNVLSLVQSGAEFLTGGTMVGGGGALTIGGAATGPGELVLAPAGIATTAAGVAVIADAIGVGAVALNNMMEGNNGGGYDQPASRNEQGRPQADPEAQGPHSTLSTRNGEKQGHTFNKEGQLESEVSPFDKRHGPHEHKYNNSDPQNPVRGKWEPLKKDN, from the coding sequence TTGCAAAATTTACCAGTAAGAATATATAAGAATAATAATGTATTTGAGTATATTTACGATGCTAATGGAAATAGAGTAAGCAAAATTGAAAGTGGCAATACTGTATGGAATTATGCGTACGGCGCAAATGGAAAAACAGAGGCAAGAATACAAGATAGCCAAGATTTAATTAAGCATAATTTATGGGGTAATGATTTGTTGGGAATAACAGAATCTATCTCATCATCAACTGATGAAAAATATTATTTCTTAAAAGATCATTTGGGTTCTATAAAAATGCGTTTATTCGAAGATGGAACTGTAGCCGGTTATGATGATTACTATCCATTTGGAATGATATTGAATGGAAGAAGCAGTAGTACTGGATCTACTGAAGAATATAAATTTACGGGAAAGGAAAGGGACACAGAAACCGGATTAGATTACTTTGGAGCAAGACAATATGATAGCAAAATTGGCAGATGGTTAAGTGTTGATCCGCTAGCGGATAAATACCCGGGATGGAGTCCTTATCATTACTGTTTAAATAATCCAATAAGAGGAGTCGATCCCGATGGAAGAGGTTTCTGGGATATTGTTTCAGGAGTCAGCAATTCTCTTTCAGATAATAATACAATGGGATTGACTAAAGCCAGAGCAAATGCCAATTATGAAAATTCAAGTCATGGTAGGATTGGTGAACAAATAGGAAATGTATTATCTCTTGTCCAAAGCGGTGCTGAATTTCTTACTGGTGGAACAATGGTTGGTGGTGGAGGTGCACTTACAATTGGAGGGGCTGCTACTGGGCCAGGTGAATTAGTATTAGCTCCAGCAGGAATTGCAACCACGGCAGCAGGAGTAGCCGTAATTGCTGATGCGATTGGTGTAGGTGCAGTTGCTCTTAATAATATGATGGAAGGTAATAATGGTGGTGGTTATGATCAACCAGCTAGTAGGAATGAACAAGGAAGACCTCAAGCAGATCCTGAAGCACAAGGACCTCATTCAACGTTAAGTACAAGGAATGGAGAAAAACAAGGACATACTTTTAATAAAGAAGGACAACTTGAAAGTGAAGTATCTCCATTCGATAAAAGACATGGACCACATGAACATAAGTATAATAACAGCGATCCCCAAAATCCTGTACGTGGAAAATGGGAACCACTCAAAAAGGATAATTAA
- a CDS encoding type II and III secretion system protein, producing the protein MKLNIFGKESLQKIEAFISFEITPWVGPDNQLTVEIKPDFQTPSGEFSPDKNKIPSINTRTLESTVRLKDGETIVLGGLIQETENTTISKVPLLGDIPILGELFTTRSKQTGKSELMIYLTPHIFYADEFGVEYVNYGMN; encoded by the coding sequence ATTAAGCTCAACATTTTTGGAAAGGAATCATTACAAAAAATTGAAGCTTTTATTTCATTTGAAATAACACCTTGGGTTGGTCCGGATAACCAATTAACTGTAGAAATTAAACCGGATTTTCAAACTCCTTCCGGTGAATTTTCTCCGGATAAAAACAAAATTCCTTCGATTAATACGAGAACCTTGGAATCAACTGTTAGATTAAAGGACGGAGAAACAATTGTTTTAGGAGGTTTAATACAGGAAACCGAAAATACAACTATCAGCAAAGTTCCCCTACTTGGAGATATTCCAATACTAGGTGAATTATTTACAACCAGAAGTAAACAAACCGGGAAATCAGAATTAATGATATATCTAACACCGCATATATTTTATGCCGATGAATTTGGTGTGGAATATGTTAACTATGGCATGAATTAA
- a CDS encoding prepilin peptidase: MAVELIIFISGLAFGSFGNNVISYFINNQKFDFGRSYCFCGEKKLKLFEIIPVASFLYQRGKCNKCDKKISTRYFIVELFTGLLAVILYLKFGLTFLFITNFFVFFIMFLIAVIDLIKFIIPNLLLGILLFITIINLIYLQDEIVLKMILSTGVVKGMNKKFHLEPL; the protein is encoded by the coding sequence ATGGCTGTTGAGTTGATTATTTTTATTTCGGGATTGGCTTTTGGAAGTTTTGGAAATAATGTTATTTCATATTTTATTAATAATCAGAAATTTGATTTCGGAAGATCGTATTGTTTTTGTGGTGAAAAAAAATTGAAACTATTTGAAATTATTCCAGTAGCAAGTTTTTTATACCAAAGAGGTAAATGCAATAAATGTGATAAGAAGATTTCAACAAGATACTTTATTGTTGAGTTATTTACCGGATTATTAGCAGTAATACTTTACTTAAAATTCGGATTAACTTTTTTATTTATTACTAATTTTTTTGTTTTCTTTATTATGTTCCTTATTGCAGTCATTGATTTAATAAAATTTATAATTCCAAATTTACTTTTAGGAATTCTACTATTCATAACCATTATAAATCTTATTTATTTACAAGATGAGATTGTATTAAAAATGATTTTATCCACTGGTGTAGTAAAAGGTATGAACAAAAAATTCCATTTGGAACCTTTATAA